A single region of the Brassica rapa cultivar Chiifu-401-42 chromosome A03, CAAS_Brap_v3.01, whole genome shotgun sequence genome encodes:
- the LOC103855956 gene encoding calcium-dependent protein kinase 17, with the protein MGNCCSGRDSEDGHTQDKGLTDSNTAGPTAEPPVAQSKHAPPSPPPATKQGPIGPVLGRPMEDVKASYSLGKELGRGQFGVTHLCTQKATGQQFACKTIAKRKLVNKEDIEDVRREVQIMHHMTGQPNIVELKGAYEDKHSVHLVMELCAGGELFDRIIAKGHYSERAAASLLRTIVQIIHTCHSMGVIHRDLKPENFLLLSKDESSPLKATDFGLSVFYKPGEVFKDIVGSAYYIAPEVLKRKYGPEADIWSIGVMLYILLCGVPPFWAESENGIFNAILKSHVDFSSDPWPSISPQAKDLVKKMLNSDPKQRLTAAQVLNHPWIKEDGEAPDVPLDNAVMSRLKQFKAMNNFKKVALRVIAGCLSEEEIMGLKEMFKGMDTDSSGTITLEELRQGLAKQGTRLSEYEVQQLMEAADADGNGTIDYGEFIAATMHINRLDREEHLYSAFQHFDKDNSGYITMEELEQALREFGMSDGRDIKEIISEVDGDNDGRINYDEFVAMMRKGNPDQIPKKRRELSFK; encoded by the exons ATGGGGAATTGTTGCTCCGGACGGGACTCAGAAGATGGACACACACAAGACAAGGGCCTGACCGATTCAAACACGGCTGGTCCAACGGCTGAACCTCCTGTAGCACAATCCAAACACGCCCCTCCTTCACCACCTCCCGCAACAAAGCAAGGCCCTATAGGACCTGTCTTAGGCCGTCCCATGGAAGATGTAAAAGCCTCATATTCTCTAGGCAAAGAGCTAGGCCGTGGACAGTTTGGTGTCACGCATCTCTGCACGCAGAAGGCAACAGGTCAGCAGTTCGCTTGCAAGACCATTGCCAAAAGGAAGCTTGTGAACAAAGAAGACATTGAGGATGTAAGAAGAGAAGTGCAGATAATGCATCACATGACTGGTCAGCCAAACATTGTCGAGCTTAAAGGAGCTTACGAGGACAAGCATTCTGTGCATTTGGTCATGGAGCTTTGCGCTGGTGGAGAGTTGTTCGATAGGATTATTGCTAAAGGACATTACTCGGAGAGAGCAGCTGCTTCTTTGTTGAGAACAATTGTTCAGATTATTCATACTTGCCATTCAATGGGGGTTATCCACAGAGACTTGAAGCCTGAGAACTTTCTGCTGCTCAGCAAAGATGAGAGCTCTCCTCTCAAGGCCACAGACTTTGGTCTGTCTGTTTTTTACAAGCCAGGGGAGGTGTTCAAGGATATAGTTGGTAGTGCTTATTACATTGCACCAGAGGTTTTGAAAAGGAAGTATGGACCAGAAGCTGATATTTGGAGTATTGGTGTCATGTTGTATATCCTCTTATGTGGTGTTCCACCCTTCTGGGCTG AATCGGAGAATGGAATATTCAACGCCATCTTAAAGAGCCATGTTGATTTCTCAAGTGATCCATGGCCATCCATCTCACCTCAAGCGAAGGATCTTGTTAAGAAGATGCTCAACTCTGATCCAAAGCAAAGACTAACTGCTGCTCAAGTTCTCA accATCCATGGATCAAGGAGGATGGAGAAGCACCAGATGTTCCTCTTGACAATGCAGTGATGTCCAGGCTCAAGCAATTCAAAGCAATGAACAATTTCAAGAAAGTTGCATTACGGGTGATAGCAGGTTGCTTATCAGAGGAAGAGATCATGGGGTTGAAGGAGATGTTTAAAGGTATGGACACTGATAGCAGTGGAACAATTACACTCGAGGAGCTGAGACAGGGACTAGCTAAGCAAGGTACAAGGTTGTCAGAATACGAAGTTCAGCAGTTAATGGAAGCT GCTGATGCTGATGGTAACGGAACAATAGACTATGGTGAGTTCATCGCAGCCACAATGCATATTAACAGACTTGACAGAGAAGAACATCTCTACTCAGCATTCCAACACTTTGACAAAGACAACAGCGG ATATATCACAATGGAAGAGCTGGAGCAAGCTCTCCGGGAGTTTGGGATGAGTGATGGCAGAGACATCAAAGAGATAATTTCAGAGGTTGATGGAGACAAT GATGGTCGGATAAACTATGATGAATTTGTGGCAATGATGAGAAAAGGAAACCCGGATCAGATCCCAAAGAAACGGCGTGAACTTTCATTTAAATAA